The proteins below come from a single Mucilaginibacter mali genomic window:
- a CDS encoding ABC transporter permease has product MIKNYIKIAWRNLLKSKYYSVVNIAGLTLGLAIGMLILLWVQDEVSFNKFHSKANTIYRVNSFLGTGQSRRIWNTTQGSIAPYALKEVPGIRAAVRITSNSGNIYNYKDKQLKEDNAAYTDPSFFKMFDFKLLAGDRNDPFPNDQSVIITQSTARKYFGDEDPMGKVLQENHKDNYTVSGVIADFPDNSSINYNMLFSMNICAKWYTGKDFWKSLDTDWGNFGYTTYLDIQPGTNLKQVGEKLLLIQMKNAPHIKVNVKENAYQLQNISNIHLYAADGSSTGMQTVRIFLMVGIITLLIACINYVNLSTARSMLRAKEVSIRKIVGAQKQQLFIQFIVESVVFFCLSLVFAFLLMAILLPYYNLISGKHLHLDLMDLRLWKVVGITFVGTLIVSSIYPSLLLSSFEPLKALKGKLSLGIVNASFRKVLVVTQFTFSVLLIIITLVIGRQLKYIREKDPGYDRSQVFSFRVGQMRSHLDAVMAELRSQPGIIAVSTSDNRLVNNGHTTGGVDWDGKDVNTMFVIHHFGMDEKFIPMMKMKMLAGHNFTGTKADSTHFILNETAVAMTGIKNPIGKRFKYQETEGTIIGVVKDFNAASFKERIEPAVIYYEPAGNSLYVKTTGKNAATAIAVAGRQWDKYNPGFPFEYTFMDEEYDNLYRTDQRSGLLFNIFSVIAIVISCLGLFGLATYTAQLMTKEIGIRKVLGASVSGIISLVSRDFLKLVLFAIVLASPIAWWAVNKWLQSFVYKVDVNVWVFVLAGIIAIGIALITISFQTIKAAVANPVKSLRNE; this is encoded by the coding sequence ATGATAAAAAACTACATCAAAATTGCCTGGCGTAATTTGCTGAAAAGCAAGTACTATTCGGTGGTGAACATCGCAGGGCTAACCCTTGGCTTAGCCATTGGTATGCTGATATTGTTATGGGTGCAGGATGAGGTTAGCTTTAACAAATTTCACAGTAAGGCAAACACTATCTACAGGGTAAACTCGTTTTTAGGCACCGGCCAAAGCCGTAGGATCTGGAATACTACTCAGGGCTCAATCGCACCGTATGCCTTGAAAGAAGTACCTGGGATTAGAGCCGCGGTGCGCATTACATCCAACAGCGGTAATATCTATAATTATAAGGATAAGCAACTTAAAGAAGATAATGCGGCTTATACCGATCCGTCGTTTTTTAAGATGTTTGACTTTAAACTGCTGGCGGGCGACCGGAACGATCCCTTCCCTAACGATCAGTCGGTTATTATTACCCAAAGCACCGCGCGTAAATATTTTGGCGATGAAGACCCAATGGGTAAGGTGTTGCAGGAAAATCATAAGGACAACTATACCGTGAGTGGTGTAATTGCCGATTTCCCGGATAACTCCAGCATTAACTACAATATGTTGTTCTCTATGAATATCTGCGCCAAATGGTATACCGGTAAGGATTTCTGGAAGTCGCTGGATACCGATTGGGGGAATTTTGGTTACACTACTTATCTTGATATACAGCCCGGCACCAATTTAAAGCAGGTAGGCGAGAAGCTGCTGCTGATACAAATGAAGAACGCGCCGCATATTAAGGTGAACGTAAAGGAGAATGCTTATCAACTACAAAATATATCAAACATCCACTTGTACGCTGCTGATGGCAGTTCGACAGGGATGCAAACTGTTCGGATATTTTTAATGGTCGGCATTATTACGCTGTTAATTGCCTGTATCAACTATGTCAACCTGTCAACTGCGCGGTCTATGCTCCGCGCAAAGGAGGTAAGCATCCGCAAGATCGTCGGCGCGCAGAAGCAGCAATTGTTTATACAGTTTATTGTCGAATCGGTGGTATTCTTTTGCCTGTCTTTAGTTTTTGCCTTTTTGCTGATGGCAATATTGTTGCCATACTATAATTTAATATCGGGCAAGCACCTGCACTTAGATTTGATGGACCTGCGGCTATGGAAGGTGGTAGGCATCACCTTTGTCGGAACACTTATTGTTTCGTCAATCTACCCGTCTTTACTGCTGTCATCGTTCGAGCCATTGAAGGCGTTAAAAGGCAAGTTATCCTTGGGTATAGTAAATGCTTCGTTTCGTAAAGTGTTGGTGGTTACGCAGTTCACCTTTTCGGTGTTGCTGATCATTATAACGCTTGTTATCGGTAGGCAGTTGAAGTATATCAGGGAAAAGGATCCGGGTTATGACCGTTCGCAGGTGTTCTCGTTCAGGGTAGGGCAAATGCGTAGCCATTTAGATGCCGTGATGGCCGAACTAAGGAGCCAGCCGGGTATTATAGCGGTCAGTACATCAGATAACCGGTTGGTGAACAACGGCCATACCACCGGCGGGGTTGATTGGGATGGTAAGGATGTAAACACCATGTTTGTGATCCATCATTTTGGCATGGACGAAAAGTTTATCCCGATGATGAAGATGAAAATGCTTGCCGGGCATAATTTTACGGGCACCAAAGCCGATTCTACCCATTTCATCCTGAATGAAACCGCGGTAGCAATGACCGGCATTAAAAACCCCATCGGCAAGCGTTTTAAATACCAGGAAACGGAGGGGACGATCATTGGCGTGGTGAAGGATTTTAACGCCGCTTCGTTTAAAGAACGCATTGAACCTGCGGTTATTTATTACGAACCTGCCGGCAACTCGCTATATGTAAAAACCACCGGCAAAAATGCGGCTACTGCTATAGCAGTAGCCGGCCGCCAATGGGATAAATATAATCCAGGCTTCCCTTTCGAGTATACTTTTATGGATGAGGAGTATGATAACCTATACCGTACCGATCAGCGGAGTGGCCTGTTGTTCAATATTTTTTCGGTGATCGCTATCGTAATTTCATGCCTCGGCCTGTTTGGTTTGGCTACCTATACCGCGCAATTGATGACCAAGGAGATCGGCATCCGTAAAGTGCTGGGTGCAAGTGTAAGCGGCATCATCAGCCTGGTCTCAAGGGACTTTTTAAAGCTGGTGTTGTTCGCCATTGTACTGGCATCACCAATAGCCTGGTGGGCGGTGAATAAGTGGCTGCAAAGCTTTGTATATAAGGTTGATGTGAACGTATGGGTGTTTGTGCTGGCCGGCATCATTGCCATCGGCATAGCGTTGATCACCATCAGCTTCCAAACCATAAAAGCAGCCGTGGCTAACCCGGTAAAGAGTTTAAGGAATGAGTAA
- a CDS encoding ABC transporter permease has protein sequence MIRNYIKIAWRNLTRNKVSSMINISGLAIGLASVILIGLYIKDEFSYDRFFKDTDRIYRVNLDVKVGNDQAVAGHTPPPAGAALTKTFPEIESYTRIFRPGDEVIHFTIKGQKNSLTEKKLLSVDSNFLQFFDYKLLAGNAATCLQDPNALVLTQKAAKKYFGDADPMGKTLVFDEYKQPFKITGVLQDIPTQSSLQFDVLQSNVGMPPIKRFSWSWVWLQMGTYVKLKAGVPHEIADIKRLEAKFPAMMQEQAASAFIRVGQPLDEMKKKGNHWDLHLQPLKDVHLYSGNIFTRYFEQGDIKNVYIFSAVAVFIMLLACVNFMNLSTAQSGKRGKEVGIRKVLGSPRGQLISQFFAEALVYTAFAAVLALGIVIMALPAFNQLSGKALDLSVFYNLSTWASLLLVIAITGLLAGSYPAFFLTSFNPVQVLKGSGLFKTTGGNFLARNSLVVFQFMVSTFLIICTIVVYKQLMYSHTLDIGLDRQNVVIINNADRLGQSEESMRQEILKMPGIVNATITTGIPSGGSFGDFYTPEIDPGNIKRSENTLPLSSYLVDESFMPTLGMRIVDGRAFSKNYADSASVVLNEAAVKQTGWKNAIGKTLVYPGNANQKFTVVGVVKDFNTESLHAEVTPFALFYTTSKTYRIRSSYILIKVKPDNYSATLNQLQSKWKSFLPDTPFEYSFLDAEFDALYRADQTMGKVFSVFTFLSLTVACLGLLGLAIYTAERRTKEIGIRKVLGASVQNVVQMLSKDFLKLVIIASVIAFPLAWYAMNMWLQDFAYRTAISWWVFALAGGLTVVIALLTVSFQSVKAAVANPVKSLRSE, from the coding sequence ATGATACGGAACTACATCAAAATAGCCTGGCGAAATTTAACGCGTAATAAGGTAAGCAGCATGATCAATATCAGCGGCCTGGCCATCGGTTTGGCCAGCGTGATACTGATAGGCCTGTACATTAAGGATGAGTTTAGCTACGATCGCTTTTTTAAAGATACCGACCGCATTTATCGCGTTAATCTTGATGTAAAGGTGGGTAATGACCAGGCGGTGGCCGGCCATACGCCGCCGCCTGCCGGCGCCGCGTTAACAAAAACGTTTCCGGAGATTGAAAGCTATACCCGTATTTTTAGGCCTGGCGACGAGGTAATTCACTTCACCATAAAAGGCCAAAAGAACTCGCTTACCGAAAAAAAGCTGCTATCGGTAGACAGCAACTTCCTGCAATTTTTTGATTATAAATTATTGGCCGGCAATGCCGCTACTTGTTTACAAGATCCCAACGCCTTAGTACTTACGCAAAAGGCCGCAAAAAAATACTTTGGTGATGCCGACCCAATGGGCAAAACATTGGTTTTTGATGAATACAAACAGCCATTTAAAATTACCGGCGTTTTGCAGGATATTCCTACGCAATCGTCTTTGCAATTTGATGTGTTGCAATCTAACGTTGGTATGCCGCCAATCAAAAGATTTTCATGGAGTTGGGTGTGGCTGCAGATGGGTACCTACGTTAAACTAAAGGCAGGCGTCCCTCACGAAATAGCCGATATTAAACGCCTCGAAGCTAAATTTCCGGCTATGATGCAGGAGCAGGCCGCGAGCGCGTTTATCCGTGTAGGCCAGCCTTTGGATGAAATGAAGAAGAAGGGCAACCATTGGGATCTGCACCTGCAGCCTTTAAAGGATGTTCACCTGTATTCGGGCAATATTTTTACGCGCTACTTCGAGCAGGGCGATATCAAGAATGTATACATATTTTCGGCAGTGGCTGTGTTTATCATGCTGTTGGCCTGTGTTAACTTCATGAATTTGTCTACCGCGCAATCGGGTAAGCGGGGCAAGGAGGTTGGTATCCGTAAGGTGCTTGGTTCGCCGCGCGGGCAACTCATCAGCCAATTTTTTGCAGAAGCACTGGTTTATACCGCATTTGCCGCCGTGCTTGCACTGGGCATCGTGATCATGGCTTTACCGGCATTCAATCAGCTATCAGGTAAAGCGCTTGATCTGAGCGTTTTCTATAACTTATCTACCTGGGCAAGCCTGCTTTTGGTAATTGCCATAACAGGTTTACTGGCAGGTAGTTATCCCGCATTTTTCCTCACGTCGTTCAATCCTGTCCAGGTGCTTAAGGGAAGCGGGTTGTTTAAAACAACGGGTGGTAACTTCCTGGCACGCAACTCGCTGGTGGTGTTCCAATTTATGGTTTCTACGTTCCTAATCATCTGCACCATTGTAGTTTATAAGCAATTAATGTACAGCCACACGCTGGATATCGGGCTCGACAGGCAGAATGTTGTGATCATCAACAACGCCGACCGCTTAGGCCAAAGTGAAGAGAGCATGCGCCAGGAAATTTTAAAGATGCCGGGTATTGTGAACGCTACCATAACTACCGGGATCCCATCGGGTGGTTCGTTTGGTGATTTTTATACACCGGAAATCGATCCCGGAAACATTAAACGAAGTGAAAATACACTTCCATTGTCATCATACCTGGTTGACGAGTCTTTTATGCCAACATTGGGTATGAGGATAGTTGACGGGAGGGCATTCTCTAAAAATTACGCCGATTCAGCATCAGTAGTTTTAAACGAAGCTGCGGTTAAACAAACAGGGTGGAAGAACGCCATCGGTAAAACTTTGGTGTATCCCGGCAATGCTAACCAGAAATTCACGGTGGTAGGCGTAGTGAAGGATTTTAATACCGAGTCCCTGCATGCTGAGGTAACCCCGTTCGCCTTGTTCTACACTACATCAAAAACGTATCGCATCCGTTCGTCTTATATCCTAATCAAGGTAAAGCCCGATAATTATTCGGCAACTTTAAATCAACTGCAAAGCAAATGGAAAAGCTTTTTGCCGGATACTCCATTTGAATACAGCTTCCTTGATGCCGAATTTGATGCCCTTTACCGCGCCGACCAAACTATGGGCAAGGTATTTAGCGTATTTACCTTTTTATCGTTAACAGTTGCCTGCTTAGGTCTGTTAGGGCTGGCCATTTATACAGCAGAACGTCGTACCAAAGAGATCGGCATCCGGAAGGTATTGGGCGCGTCGGTACAAAACGTAGTACAAATGCTGTCGAAAGATTTTTTGAAGCTGGTCATCATCGCATCGGTTATCGCGTTCCCGCTGGCCTGGTATGCTATGAATATGTGGCTGCAGGATTTTGCCTACCGTACCGCGATCAGCTGGTGGGTATTCGCATTGGCTGGCGGGTTGACGGTAGTGATAGCCCTGCTGACAGTAAGTTTCCAATCGGTAAAAGCCGCTGTGGCTAACCCGGTTAAAAGTTTAAGGAGTGAGTAA
- a CDS encoding ABC transporter permease, producing MIKNYIKIAWRNLKRNKAYASISVIGLALGMACGILIFTLVTYHLSFDNFHHSPDRIYRFVTEWHDEQVDKSSAVPVPVAKAFRSNFTLGEKVGRTVSYERTLITFNDGKEVKKFREENGVAFTEPQYFDILNFPLIKGDKNTVLKQPGQAIITQKLAEKYFGKEDAMGKVIRLDNQVSFTITGILKNLPINTDRKQEIYLSYADFKTYTGGGLEDNWGGVYSGSEAFILLKTGVSKAQAEAALAQLRNKNFKGRDQKVWQFKLQPLNDIHFNAELDGYADKKYLWALFFIGLFLIITACVNFVNLATAQALNRSKEVGIRKVMGSLPRHLFWQFIAETAIITFVAVVLAGVLAELTLPLLNGLFHSEMQFHWMELSLFITVTAVIVVFLSGSYPGLVLARFQPILALKSKLSQKDIGGFSLRRVLVVTQFAISQIMIIGSIIVISQLRYSQNTDLGFNKNAIVMFPMPKNDKATVSSMKAQLGEIPGIENVSFCYAPPASGSNSTTGVNYDNRPEPEHWGINMKFADANYLSTFNIKLVAGRNLFASDTTREFLVNETFCRKLGLKPQDVIGKNLAVNGKTSHGPIVGVVKDFYNYSFHTEIAPICIMPAVKNYSNCAVKINMRTAKTTLASIQKTWSSTFPEELYSYNFLSDSIAKFYDQDNILLSLVEAFAAIAIIIGCLGLYGLVSFMAVRKTKEIGVRKVLGANLISVLWLFGKEFTRLLLIAFVIAAPIAWYVMHNYLQDFHYRIHIGPGIFLISIASTFAIAAITVGYRAMLSATTNPVKSLRSE from the coding sequence ATGATTAAAAACTACATCAAAATTGCCTGGCGCAACCTGAAGCGCAACAAGGCTTATGCAAGCATCAGCGTAATTGGCCTGGCCCTTGGCATGGCCTGCGGGATATTGATATTCACGCTGGTTACCTACCATTTAAGTTTCGATAATTTTCATCACAGCCCCGACCGTATCTATCGTTTTGTGACCGAATGGCACGACGAACAGGTGGATAAATCGAGCGCGGTACCGGTGCCGGTTGCAAAGGCATTCCGCTCCAATTTTACGCTGGGCGAAAAGGTGGGGCGTACGGTTAGTTACGAACGGACGCTAATCACCTTTAACGATGGTAAGGAAGTGAAAAAGTTCCGAGAGGAAAATGGCGTGGCCTTTACCGAGCCGCAATACTTTGATATTCTTAACTTCCCGCTGATAAAAGGTGATAAGAATACCGTTTTGAAGCAGCCGGGACAAGCCATCATCACCCAAAAACTGGCCGAAAAATACTTTGGTAAAGAGGATGCTATGGGCAAGGTGATCAGGCTGGATAACCAGGTTAGTTTTACCATTACCGGCATACTGAAGAATTTGCCTATCAATACCGACCGCAAACAAGAGATCTACCTTTCGTATGCCGATTTTAAAACCTATACAGGTGGCGGCCTTGAAGATAACTGGGGCGGCGTGTACAGCGGCAGCGAAGCATTTATTTTGTTAAAAACAGGGGTAAGCAAGGCACAGGCCGAAGCAGCGCTGGCCCAGCTAAGAAATAAGAATTTTAAAGGTCGCGATCAAAAAGTATGGCAATTTAAATTGCAGCCACTTAATGATATCCACTTTAATGCGGAGCTGGATGGTTATGCTGATAAAAAATACCTTTGGGCGCTGTTCTTTATTGGTTTATTCCTGATCATTACCGCTTGTGTAAACTTTGTTAACCTGGCTACGGCTCAGGCATTAAACCGGTCGAAGGAGGTGGGCATTCGTAAGGTAATGGGGAGTTTGCCACGTCATTTATTCTGGCAGTTTATTGCCGAAACCGCTATCATTACTTTTGTTGCTGTAGTTTTAGCGGGGGTATTAGCTGAATTGACACTGCCGCTGCTCAATGGGCTATTCCATTCCGAAATGCAGTTTCATTGGATGGAGCTGAGTTTGTTTATTACGGTTACAGCGGTGATTGTGGTCTTCCTATCAGGATCGTACCCCGGCTTAGTCCTGGCCCGCTTCCAGCCAATATTGGCTTTGAAAAGTAAGTTATCGCAAAAGGATATCGGTGGTTTCTCTTTGCGCCGGGTATTGGTTGTTACGCAGTTTGCCATATCACAGATCATGATCATCGGATCTATCATCGTGATATCGCAACTGCGCTATTCGCAAAATACCGACCTGGGCTTTAATAAAAACGCAATTGTGATGTTCCCGATGCCTAAAAATGATAAGGCTACCGTTAGCAGCATGAAGGCGCAGCTCGGCGAAATTCCGGGTATTGAAAACGTATCATTCTGCTACGCGCCGCCCGCATCAGGGTCAAACAGTACCACCGGCGTTAATTATGATAACCGCCCCGAGCCAGAGCATTGGGGCATTAATATGAAGTTTGCCGATGCCAATTACCTTTCCACCTTTAATATCAAACTGGTTGCCGGTCGTAACTTGTTCGCATCGGATACCACCCGCGAGTTTTTAGTGAATGAGACATTTTGCCGCAAACTGGGCTTAAAACCACAGGATGTAATAGGTAAAAACCTGGCAGTGAATGGCAAAACATCGCACGGGCCGATAGTAGGTGTAGTAAAGGATTTCTACAATTATTCGTTCCATACGGAAATAGCGCCGATATGCATTATGCCCGCGGTTAAAAATTATTCAAACTGCGCGGTAAAGATCAATATGCGTACTGCCAAAACAACACTGGCATCCATACAAAAAACCTGGAGCAGTACTTTCCCCGAAGAGTTATACTCTTACAACTTCCTGAGCGACAGTATAGCCAAGTTTTACGATCAGGACAATATTTTGCTCAGCCTGGTGGAGGCGTTCGCGGCAATTGCCATCATTATTGGTTGTTTAGGTTTATACGGCCTGGTATCGTTTATGGCTGTGCGTAAAACCAAAGAAATTGGTGTGCGCAAGGTGCTGGGCGCTAATTTAATAAGTGTATTATGGTTGTTTGGTAAAGAGTTTACCCGTTTGCTGCTGATCGCCTTTGTAATAGCCGCGCCCATAGCCTGGTACGTAATGCATAATTATTTGCAGGATTTCCATTATCGCATCCATATCGGCCCGGGCATATTCCTGATATCCATTGCCTCAACATTTGCTATAGCGGCAATAACAGTAGGATACAGGGCCATGTTGTCAGCCACTACCAACCCTGTTAAGAGTTTGCGTAGCGAGTAA
- a CDS encoding ABC transporter permease: protein MIKNYLKVAWRNILSNKFYSSINIIGLTTGLIVGILILLWVQDELSFDKFNKNADNLYRMSALMNTGDTKQIWRGVQGPIAPFALKEVPGIKNAARVVQNYYSTFKYSDKVLKGGKNGTWYADPPLFKMFDIVMLKGDGNKPFANDNSVIITQSMAEKFFGSDDPMGKVINCDNKDNYVVNGVVKDMPGNSSLQFDMLFSIEVRKKQYSKTDYWPSMDADWGNYYATTYLQLQPGTSAEVVGDKLTQIHIKHQEGTTLKDGHYLVQPLTKVHLYAADGADAGIQTVRVFLIVAVLILVIACINYINLSTARAMLRSKEVSVRKIIGAARLQLFMQFIVETALFFTIALAIAFIAIKVLMPSYNNLAGKQIQFSMFDAGVWEVIAITVIATLAAASIYPALLLSSFKPINALKGKLSMGIGNAAFRKALVVCQFVFSVGLIISTLIINKQLSYIHEHDLGYDRTHVFSFNMRDMHKNYNGVRSELLNSPGIHGITGANDYILNMGNTTGDTQWDGKDKDRQFLIHPLNVDGRFFSFFKLKMAAGESFRGEGADSAHYILNETAIREAGIKDPIGKHFSLHDKQGTIIGVVKDFHFASFKERIEPMIFAYREAPYLMFVKTTGAEAGKALASVKAEWKKYNPDFPFEYDFMDDIFDSMYKSDQRSASLFSIFTTVAILISCLGLFGLATYTAQVKAKEIGIRKVLGASVTNITAMLSKDFLLLVIISIVVAVPLAWYAMTKYLQDFVYKVEMQWWMFALSGLAAVLIAFVTISFQSIKAAIANPVKSLRSE from the coding sequence ATGATCAAAAACTATTTAAAGGTTGCCTGGCGTAATATCCTCAGCAACAAGTTTTATTCATCCATCAATATCATCGGTTTAACTACCGGGTTGATAGTGGGTATCCTGATCCTGCTTTGGGTACAGGATGAATTGAGTTTCGATAAATTCAATAAAAATGCCGATAATCTGTACAGAATGAGCGCCCTGATGAACACGGGCGATACTAAACAGATATGGCGTGGGGTGCAGGGGCCTATTGCTCCGTTTGCTTTAAAGGAAGTGCCCGGCATTAAGAACGCCGCCCGTGTGGTGCAAAATTATTATTCGACCTTTAAGTATAGCGATAAGGTTTTAAAAGGCGGCAAGAACGGCACCTGGTATGCCGATCCGCCCCTTTTTAAAATGTTCGACATCGTGATGCTGAAGGGAGATGGCAATAAACCTTTCGCCAACGATAATTCGGTGATCATTACCCAAAGCATGGCCGAAAAGTTTTTCGGCAGCGATGACCCAATGGGTAAAGTGATCAATTGCGATAACAAGGATAACTATGTGGTGAATGGCGTAGTGAAGGATATGCCCGGCAATTCGAGCCTGCAGTTTGATATGCTTTTCTCGATAGAAGTTCGCAAAAAGCAATATTCAAAAACCGACTACTGGCCATCGATGGATGCAGATTGGGGTAACTATTATGCCACTACCTACCTGCAATTGCAACCCGGTACATCGGCCGAAGTAGTTGGGGACAAACTAACCCAAATCCACATCAAACACCAGGAGGGCACCACATTAAAAGATGGGCATTACCTGGTACAGCCCTTAACAAAAGTACACCTGTATGCTGCCGATGGCGCTGATGCGGGCATCCAAACTGTTCGCGTATTCCTTATTGTGGCAGTGCTGATATTGGTGATCGCCTGTATCAATTATATCAATCTTTCAACGGCAAGGGCTATGCTGCGCTCAAAAGAGGTTAGCGTACGTAAGATCATCGGTGCAGCCCGCTTACAGCTGTTTATGCAGTTTATTGTTGAAACGGCGTTGTTTTTTACCATTGCTTTGGCTATCGCGTTTATCGCTATCAAGGTGCTAATGCCATCGTACAATAACCTGGCCGGCAAGCAGATCCAGTTTAGTATGTTTGATGCAGGTGTTTGGGAGGTAATAGCCATAACGGTGATCGCCACGCTGGCTGCTGCTAGTATTTACCCGGCATTATTACTGTCATCATTTAAACCTATCAATGCCTTAAAGGGTAAGCTTTCTATGGGTATTGGCAACGCCGCGTTCCGCAAGGCGCTGGTGGTTTGCCAGTTTGTGTTCTCGGTTGGATTGATCATCTCTACGCTCATTATCAACAAGCAACTTAGTTATATACACGAGCACGATCTGGGTTATGATCGCACGCATGTATTCTCGTTCAACATGCGCGATATGCACAAAAATTATAACGGTGTTCGCTCCGAATTACTGAATAGCCCGGGCATACATGGCATCACCGGCGCTAATGATTATATCTTGAACATGGGTAATACCACCGGCGATACCCAGTGGGACGGCAAAGACAAGGACCGCCAGTTCCTGATCCACCCGTTGAATGTGGACGGACGTTTCTTCAGCTTCTTTAAATTAAAAATGGCTGCTGGTGAGAGCTTCCGGGGCGAAGGTGCCGATTCGGCGCATTACATTCTTAACGAAACTGCCATTCGTGAGGCTGGTATAAAAGATCCGATAGGTAAACATTTTTCGCTGCACGATAAACAGGGTACTATAATCGGCGTGGTAAAGGATTTCCACTTTGCATCGTTTAAGGAAAGAATAGAGCCAATGATATTTGCTTATCGCGAAGCGCCCTACCTGATGTTTGTAAAAACTACAGGAGCGGAAGCTGGCAAGGCCCTTGCATCGGTAAAGGCCGAATGGAAGAAGTACAATCCCGATTTTCCGTTCGAGTATGATTTTATGGATGATATCTTCGATAGCATGTACAAGTCCGATCAGCGTTCGGCATCGCTGTTCAGCATATTTACCACCGTGGCTATTCTGATATCATGCCTGGGCTTATTCGGCCTGGCTACGTATACGGCGCAGGTAAAAGCTAAAGAGATAGGTATACGCAAGGTTTTGGGCGCAAGCGTAACCAATATTACGGCTATGCTATCAAAGGATTTCCTGCTATTGGTTATCATATCCATTGTAGTAGCAGTGCCGCTGGCCTGGTATGCAATGACCAAATACCTGCAAGATTTTGTATACAAAGTTGAAATGCAATGGTGGATGTTCGCACTTTCGGGTTTAGCGGCGGTACTGATCGCGTTCGTAACCATTAGCTTTCAATCTATAAAAGCGGCTATTGCCAACCCGGTTAAGAGTTTAAGGAGTGAGTAA